One Paenibacillus riograndensis SBR5 DNA segment encodes these proteins:
- a CDS encoding ROK family transcriptional regulator gives MKVTGDQALVKKINKSIILHTIRKHSPVSRARVSEMTGLNKATVSNLVSELCGQELVTEAGPGESSGGRKPLMLHFNSMAGSVIGIELQVKQLKAVLCDLGGSTLQELDCPLEVHDLPYVLEKMKAIISELIASAPSSPYGIVGIGVGVPGMVDEHGMVLFAPNLGWEMVDLRAILEQSFAVPVTIDNEANAGAQGELNFGAARDVRHLLYISAGSGIGSGIIIGGELYKGARGYAGETGHMTIEAEGKPCSCGSRGCWELYASERTYDNPGLALPARSTTELVRYAHEGQEDTLRHFTTIGEYLGIGVTNLINSFNPELIVIGGALSEAEPWLGEPLRRVVAERTLPYHKQQLEITFSRLGSRGTMIGAGFSAVMHFLGNIRVTL, from the coding sequence GTGAAGGTTACCGGTGATCAGGCGCTGGTCAAAAAAATCAACAAATCGATTATTTTACATACGATTCGCAAGCATTCTCCGGTATCCCGGGCACGGGTATCCGAAATGACGGGGCTGAATAAGGCCACCGTCTCCAACCTCGTCTCTGAGCTTTGCGGACAGGAGCTGGTTACCGAAGCCGGGCCGGGAGAATCAAGCGGCGGCCGCAAACCGCTGATGCTGCATTTCAACAGCATGGCCGGCAGTGTAATCGGCATCGAGCTGCAGGTGAAGCAATTGAAGGCAGTGCTGTGCGATTTGGGGGGCAGCACTCTTCAGGAATTGGACTGCCCGCTGGAAGTCCACGATCTGCCTTATGTCCTGGAGAAAATGAAGGCGATCATTTCAGAGCTGATTGCATCCGCCCCCTCCTCGCCTTACGGCATTGTGGGGATTGGGGTAGGTGTGCCGGGAATGGTCGATGAGCATGGCATGGTGCTGTTTGCGCCCAATCTGGGCTGGGAAATGGTTGATCTGCGGGCCATTCTGGAGCAGTCATTCGCAGTCCCCGTCACCATTGACAACGAGGCTAACGCGGGAGCACAAGGGGAGCTGAATTTTGGCGCAGCGCGCGATGTGCGCCATCTGCTCTATATCAGTGCAGGTTCGGGGATTGGTTCTGGAATCATTATTGGCGGAGAGCTGTACAAGGGGGCACGCGGGTATGCCGGGGAAACCGGCCATATGACCATAGAGGCCGAAGGAAAACCCTGCAGCTGCGGCAGCCGGGGATGCTGGGAACTGTACGCCTCGGAGAGAACCTATGACAATCCCGGGCTGGCGCTCCCCGCCCGGAGTACAACCGAGCTGGTCCGGTATGCGCATGAGGGACAGGAGGACACGCTGCGCCATTTCACAACCATTGGCGAATATCTCGGTATTGGGGTAACCAATCTGATCAACAGCTTCAACCCTGAGCTGATTGTGATCGGCGGCGCCCTGTCCGAAGCCGAGCCCTGGCTCGGAGAGCCACTGCGCAGAGTGGTGGCCGAACGGACGCTTCCTTATCACAAACAGCAGCTCGAAATCACCTTCTCCCGGCTGGGCAGCCGGGGAACCATGATTGGAGCAGGCTTTTCGGCAGTGATGCATTTCCTGGGGAACATCCGCGTGACGCTCTAG
- a CDS encoding GNAT family N-acetyltransferase, which translates to MLISLKNYWDRDAVERLLAECMEAGAAEIAEEVDRYLTGDSRELLGTFVNGELAGLAGIRHEPGEAIGLLHIAVQARLRGRGIGRAMIEELRRCQGNDMLRAETDLAGAGFFRKSGFVVTSLSEKDPGVERFDCVLPVSSQAEYAL; encoded by the coding sequence TTGTTAATCAGCCTAAAGAATTATTGGGACAGAGATGCAGTAGAGCGGCTGCTGGCAGAGTGTATGGAGGCCGGGGCTGCTGAGATCGCAGAAGAAGTAGACCGGTATCTTACCGGGGATTCCCGGGAATTGCTGGGCACCTTCGTAAATGGCGAGTTGGCCGGTCTGGCCGGCATCCGTCATGAACCGGGGGAGGCGATCGGACTCCTGCATATTGCTGTACAAGCCCGCTTGCGGGGCCGCGGCATTGGCCGGGCAATGATCGAAGAGCTACGGAGATGCCAAGGGAATGATATGCTGCGGGCAGAGACGGACCTTGCTGGCGCGGGCTTTTTCAGAAAAAGCGGATTTGTGGTCACCAGCCTCAGCGAAAAGGATCCGGGCGTGGAGCGCTTCGACTGTGTTCTGCCGGTCAGCAGCCAAGCGGAATATGCGCTTTGA
- a CDS encoding glutaredoxin family protein, with protein MENVIVYTSTNCPHCRQVKSFLSEKGISYEERNIEQNDDYAQQVWDMGMRAVPVTVIGDFKIVGMNKTQFDKALANV; from the coding sequence ATGGAAAATGTAATTGTGTACACTTCAACCAACTGTCCGCATTGCCGTCAGGTCAAAAGCTTCCTGAGCGAGAAGGGCATCTCCTACGAGGAGCGCAACATTGAACAAAATGATGATTATGCCCAGCAGGTTTGGGATATGGGGATGAGAGCTGTGCCAGTCACTGTCATTGGCGACTTCAAGATTGTCGGCATGAACAAAACCCAATTCGACAAGGCATTGGCGAACGTATAA
- the trxB gene encoding thioredoxin-disulfide reductase translates to MYKSIIIGTGPAGLTAAIYLARANLNPLVIEGPQPGGQLTTTTEVENFPGFPDGIMGPELMDNMRKQAERFGAKFVTGWVNSVELGERPFKLNVEGMGALTTDTLILSTGATAKYLGIPGEQDNIGRGVSTCATCDGFFFRGKEIVVVGGGDSALEEAGFLTRFASKVTLVHRREELRASKIMQDRVRDNEKVAWSLNRTPLEVTSGDRGVNGIKVLNNVTGEEEFIEASGVFVAIGHHPNTAFLGGQITTDANGYIVTNPGTSETNIPGVFACGDVQDTRYKQAITAAGSGCMAAMDAEKYIESLEHSAVIL, encoded by the coding sequence ATGTATAAATCAATCATTATTGGTACCGGACCTGCCGGATTGACTGCAGCCATCTACTTGGCCCGGGCCAATCTGAATCCGTTGGTTATTGAAGGTCCTCAGCCGGGAGGCCAGCTTACCACAACTACTGAAGTAGAGAACTTTCCGGGGTTTCCTGACGGGATCATGGGCCCGGAACTGATGGACAATATGCGCAAGCAGGCTGAACGCTTCGGCGCCAAGTTTGTGACAGGCTGGGTCAACAGTGTTGAACTGGGCGAGCGTCCGTTTAAGCTCAATGTGGAAGGAATGGGCGCGCTGACTACGGATACCTTGATTCTGTCGACGGGTGCAACGGCCAAATACCTGGGTATTCCGGGTGAGCAGGACAACATCGGACGCGGTGTCAGCACTTGTGCGACCTGCGACGGATTTTTCTTCCGCGGCAAGGAGATCGTAGTGGTTGGTGGCGGCGATTCAGCGCTGGAGGAAGCAGGCTTCCTGACCCGTTTTGCTTCCAAAGTAACCCTTGTTCACCGCCGCGAAGAACTGCGTGCCTCCAAAATCATGCAGGACCGCGTCCGCGACAATGAAAAGGTGGCCTGGAGCCTCAACCGCACCCCGCTGGAAGTGACTTCCGGCGACAGGGGCGTGAACGGCATTAAGGTGCTTAACAACGTGACTGGAGAAGAAGAGTTCATTGAAGCCAGCGGTGTATTCGTCGCTATCGGGCACCACCCGAACACAGCGTTCCTGGGCGGACAGATTACAACGGATGCGAATGGCTATATCGTAACGAATCCAGGCACCTCAGAAACCAACATTCCCGGCGTATTCGCTTGCGGAGATGTGCAGGATACCCGTTACAAACAAGCGATTACCGCAGCAGGCAGCGGATGTATGGCAGCAATGGATGCCGAGAAGTACATTGAGAGCCTGGAGCACAGCGCGGTTATTCTGTAA
- the xylA gene encoding xylose isomerase, which yields MAYFESVGKISYEGSRSTNPYAFKFYNPKEIVAGKTMEEHLKFAMAYWHTLTAGGSDPFGAETAVRAWDKLSTLDKAKARAEAAFEFMEKMDLHYYCFHDVDIAPEGASLREFYSNIDTIVDILEQGMKASGKKLLWNTANMFTNPRYMHGAGSTCNADVYAHAAAQVKKGLEVGKRLGADNYVFWGGREGYETLLNTDMSLEQDNIARLFSMAVDYAKEIGFDGQFLIEPKPKEPTKHQYDFDAATTIAFLQKYNLDKHFKLNLEANHATLAGHTFEHELRVARINGMLGSLDANQGDPLLGWDTDEFPASIYDATLTLYEVLKNDGLGKGGINFDSKVRRPSFEPEDLFLAHISGMDIYAKGLKVAAKLLEDRVFENFIDKRYSSFTEGVGADIVSGKATLASLADYALNNENPRKNESGRQELLRATLNQYILAEQ from the coding sequence ATGGCTTATTTTGAATCTGTAGGCAAGATCTCTTACGAGGGAAGCCGTTCCACCAACCCTTACGCATTTAAATTCTACAACCCGAAAGAAATCGTAGCCGGCAAAACCATGGAAGAGCACCTGAAGTTTGCAATGGCTTATTGGCATACACTAACCGCTGGCGGTTCCGATCCGTTCGGCGCAGAAACTGCAGTCCGGGCCTGGGATAAACTCAGCACTTTGGACAAAGCGAAAGCCCGTGCGGAAGCAGCTTTTGAATTCATGGAAAAGATGGACCTTCATTACTACTGCTTCCATGATGTGGACATCGCTCCTGAAGGCGCATCTTTGCGCGAATTCTACAGCAACATCGATACTATCGTAGATATCCTCGAACAAGGCATGAAGGCTTCCGGCAAAAAATTGCTGTGGAACACTGCCAACATGTTCACTAACCCGCGCTACATGCACGGTGCAGGCTCCACCTGCAATGCTGATGTATACGCACACGCTGCTGCACAAGTGAAGAAAGGCCTGGAAGTGGGTAAACGTCTGGGTGCAGACAACTATGTGTTCTGGGGCGGCCGTGAAGGCTACGAAACACTGCTGAATACCGACATGAGCCTGGAGCAGGACAACATTGCCCGCCTGTTCAGCATGGCTGTAGATTACGCTAAGGAAATCGGCTTCGACGGCCAATTCCTGATCGAGCCTAAACCAAAAGAGCCTACCAAACACCAATATGACTTCGATGCAGCAACAACGATTGCGTTCCTGCAGAAATATAATCTCGACAAGCACTTCAAGCTGAACCTTGAAGCCAACCATGCGACACTTGCCGGCCATACTTTCGAGCATGAGCTGCGCGTAGCCCGCATCAACGGCATGCTGGGATCCCTTGATGCCAACCAGGGCGATCCATTGCTCGGCTGGGATACCGATGAATTCCCTGCAAGCATTTATGATGCTACCCTGACGCTGTATGAAGTGCTGAAGAACGATGGACTTGGCAAAGGCGGAATCAACTTCGACTCCAAAGTACGCCGTCCTTCCTTTGAGCCGGAAGATCTGTTCCTGGCCCACATCTCCGGTATGGACATCTATGCCAAAGGCCTGAAAGTGGCTGCCAAGCTGCTTGAAGACCGCGTATTTGAGAACTTCATCGATAAGCGATACAGCAGCTTCACTGAAGGCGTTGGCGCTGACATCGTATCCGGCAAAGCCACTCTGGCTTCGCTGGCTGACTATGCGCTGAACAATGAGAATCCGCGCAAGAATGAGTCCGGACGTCAAGAACTGCTGAGAGCTACACTCAACCAATACATCCTTGCTGAGCAATAA